A region of Nostoc edaphicum CCNP1411 DNA encodes the following proteins:
- a CDS encoding MFS transporter: MQNVKTKLIDRSECKQATLIGACAAGIMLTINITSVGVALDSIRQELNASFAQLQWVMNAYNLAFGAFLLSAGSMADLWGRRRFFSIGIALFIVAALLSGLSQDPLMLNFSRSVAGICGALVLPSGSALIASVFRNDAERAKAFGIFGACLGIGLAFGTTIGGAIITAWSWRWIFLINIPISLGVLILAVPKMCESKDPEATSIDWLGLVSFSLSLFLLIYGLTNGSEAGWGNLQTLGTLLGAIVGFTLFITLERSQRYPMFDLELFHNPTFVAAQILPIIVAFVFLTPLVYLPLYFQGINNYSPLQAGLAILPLTIPVAGVPALAGRLANHFSVRALVSVGLVLNGLGALWLSRTVAETEGIALVSALLIIGTGTGIVNGLLDNLAVSVVNPEHSGMASGIFNTMRLTGDAITIGGAGAILTSLTQSRLSDLLWGTSVRLGSSTAQIANQIARGDINGAATTISAGREIFTKAAIESYSSAYSNLFVIVAFVSLVGALLTLILVRSRDMFSSSISQPEASRQP, from the coding sequence TTGCAAAACGTAAAAACTAAGTTAATTGATAGGTCAGAGTGCAAACAAGCAACTCTAATCGGCGCTTGCGCCGCTGGCATTATGTTAACGATCAACATAACCAGTGTTGGAGTAGCTTTAGACAGCATTCGTCAGGAACTGAATGCAAGCTTTGCCCAATTGCAATGGGTAATGAATGCTTACAATTTAGCCTTTGGAGCATTTTTGCTGAGTGCTGGGTCAATGGCAGATTTGTGGGGGCGTCGTCGCTTCTTTTCCATTGGCATTGCTCTATTCATTGTAGCTGCCCTTTTATCTGGACTGTCTCAAGATCCGCTGATGCTTAATTTTTCGCGATCTGTTGCAGGCATCTGCGGGGCACTTGTCCTGCCATCAGGGTCTGCTCTTATTGCCAGTGTATTCCGTAACGATGCCGAACGGGCAAAAGCTTTTGGCATCTTCGGTGCTTGCTTGGGCATTGGTCTTGCTTTCGGAACAACAATAGGCGGTGCGATAATCACAGCCTGGAGCTGGCGATGGATTTTTCTCATTAATATACCCATTAGCTTGGGGGTTTTGATACTGGCGGTTCCGAAGATGTGTGAATCCAAAGATCCCGAGGCAACTAGTATTGACTGGCTTGGTCTTGTTAGCTTCAGCTTATCTTTGTTTTTGCTCATTTATGGCTTGACGAATGGCTCCGAGGCAGGTTGGGGCAATCTTCAAACGCTAGGCACACTATTGGGTGCTATTGTAGGATTCACACTTTTTATTACACTAGAGCGCAGTCAGCGCTACCCGATGTTTGATCTAGAGCTATTTCACAACCCCACGTTTGTTGCTGCTCAGATCCTCCCAATTATAGTTGCATTTGTCTTTCTCACCCCGTTAGTCTATCTGCCCCTTTACTTTCAGGGAATCAACAACTACTCTCCGCTCCAGGCAGGATTAGCAATACTACCCCTAACTATTCCCGTAGCAGGGGTTCCTGCTTTAGCGGGTCGCTTAGCAAACCATTTCTCTGTGCGGGCGCTAGTAAGTGTTGGGCTAGTTTTAAACGGTTTGGGTGCTTTGTGGTTGAGCAGAACTGTTGCAGAAACCGAGGGAATAGCACTCGTGAGCGCTTTGCTGATAATTGGTACTGGTACAGGTATAGTAAACGGGCTGTTGGATAACCTAGCAGTGAGTGTGGTTAACCCTGAACACAGTGGGATGGCATCAGGAATTTTCAATACGATGCGCCTTACGGGCGATGCAATCACAATCGGAGGGGCAGGAGCAATTCTGACTAGCCTTACTCAGAGCCGTTTATCCGATTTATTATGGGGTACATCTGTCCGATTGGGAAGTTCTACCGCACAAATCGCAAACCAGATAGCACGTGGTGACATTAATGGTGCAGCAACGACAATTTCTGCTGGTCGAGAGATATTTACAAAAGCTGCCATTGAAAGCTATTCTAGTGCGTACAGTAATTTGTTTGTGATAGTTGCCTTTGTCTCCTTGGTCGGTGCGTTATTGACGTTGATTCTTGTACGGTCACGAGACATGTTTTCTTCCTCCATTTCCCAACCGGAAGCGTCAAGACAACCGTAA
- a CDS encoding SDR family oxidoreductase, with amino-acid sequence MGSLIGKVAIITGGSRGIGRAIAKRLAKDGASVVVNYASNVNKAHEVVSEIEAEGGKALAVQASIGNIPETRDMFRETIDYFGKLDILVNNAAYFPPAKQLIEVTEEDFDTVFAINAKGNFFSMQEAARYIEDGGRIINFSSSATVSGYAGYTHYSGTRAAVEMFTMSAAKELGARAITVNTVAPGPTDTDLFKESFSEDKRIEVSKSSPLGRIGQPEDIADVVAFLVSDDARWITGQLIRAVGGSLLS; translated from the coding sequence ATGGGATCTCTCATCGGAAAAGTTGCGATTATAACTGGTGGTTCACGAGGAATTGGACGCGCCATTGCCAAACGTTTGGCTAAAGACGGCGCGAGTGTCGTGGTCAACTACGCCAGCAATGTCAACAAGGCACATGAAGTTGTCTCAGAAATTGAAGCTGAAGGCGGAAAAGCTCTGGCTGTGCAAGCTAGTATAGGCAATATTCCAGAAACGCGCGATATGTTTCGGGAAACAATCGATTATTTTGGTAAACTGGACATTTTGGTGAACAATGCCGCTTACTTTCCACCGGCAAAGCAACTTATAGAAGTAACAGAAGAGGACTTCGATACGGTGTTCGCAATCAATGCTAAGGGCAATTTCTTTTCCATGCAAGAAGCTGCACGGTACATAGAGGACGGCGGGCGCATTATCAATTTCTCTTCTAGTGCTACCGTTTCCGGCTATGCAGGCTATACACACTATTCAGGCACTAGGGCAGCTGTGGAGATGTTCACTATGTCTGCAGCAAAGGAATTGGGTGCGCGTGCTATCACTGTTAATACCGTTGCGCCTGGTCCCACGGATACAGACCTTTTCAAAGAATCTTTTTCAGAAGATAAGAGAATTGAAGTGTCTAAGTCCTCTCCTCTAGGCCGTATAGGACAGCCCGAAGACATTGCAGATGTTGTTGCATTTTTGGTCAGCGATGATGCGCGTTGGATCACTGGGCAACTTATTCGTGCCGTTGGTGGATCATTGTTGTCGTAG
- a CDS encoding nuclear transport factor 2 family protein, with amino-acid sequence MITIDQNTAKHEHIIRVISDFLDLLEAMNIEKWINLWAEEGVHNMPYAPAGFPNRLEGKETIFRHFSTLPKAMKRMAFIDRKIYPTLNPNLAIAEYYGETEIADTGRSYNNHYCGLFELRDGRLISVKEYFNPLVFKESFGDNTPQA; translated from the coding sequence ATGATAACAATAGACCAAAATACCGCCAAACACGAGCACATTATCCGAGTCATATCAGATTTTCTTGACCTCTTAGAGGCAATGAATATTGAGAAATGGATTAATTTGTGGGCTGAAGAAGGTGTGCATAATATGCCTTATGCTCCCGCAGGTTTTCCCAATCGTTTAGAAGGTAAAGAAACAATATTCCGCCACTTCAGTACGTTACCAAAAGCCATGAAACGAATGGCATTTATCGATCGAAAAATTTACCCCACGTTAAACCCAAATTTAGCAATTGCCGAATACTATGGTGAAACAGAAATCGCTGATACGGGTCGGTCTTATAACAATCACTACTGTGGATTATTTGAATTACGGGATGGGAGACTCATCTCCGTGAAAGAATACTTTAACCCACTTGTTTTCAAGGAGTCTTTTGGAGACAATACACCTCAAGCCTAA